The Sulfurimonas lithotrophica genome includes a region encoding these proteins:
- a CDS encoding thiamine-phosphate kinase, whose protein sequence is MNLEDYFISRFNNVSIGDDGACIENFVYSKDAFFENVHFKTEWMSYYQIAKKAMFVNISDAIAMNAKPMYALLAVAMPKTITKHQMSELVRGFEDIAKKYSVEIIGGDTIANTKLDITVTIISKTNKPLYRKGVRKNDVFAYTGELGKSKKDLTKLLRGGKINEKSKFIDIKLRDKFISQNMRFLNAGMDISDGLFTDLDKMMHVNNIGIKFYKNIDKKIGCSGEEYEMLISFDKRHKKAMIRRSKLSRTKLTIFAKVKRVKNIFKCKANHF, encoded by the coding sequence TTGAATTTAGAAGACTATTTTATTTCACGTTTTAATAATGTTAGTATTGGAGATGATGGGGCATGTATAGAGAACTTTGTATATTCTAAGGATGCTTTTTTTGAAAATGTTCATTTTAAAACAGAATGGATGAGTTATTATCAAATAGCTAAAAAAGCCATGTTTGTAAATATTTCCGATGCAATAGCTATGAATGCAAAGCCGATGTACGCACTTTTAGCTGTTGCAATGCCAAAAACAATAACAAAGCATCAGATGTCTGAACTTGTACGTGGGTTTGAAGATATTGCAAAAAAATATTCCGTAGAGATTATCGGCGGCGATACCATTGCTAACACTAAACTTGATATTACCGTTACGATTATTTCAAAAACTAACAAACCGCTTTACAGAAAAGGTGTTAGGAAAAATGATGTTTTTGCTTACACGGGCGAACTTGGAAAAAGTAAAAAAGATTTAACCAAACTTCTAAGAGGCGGAAAGATAAATGAAAAGTCAAAATTTATAGATATAAAGCTAAGAGATAAGTTTATATCCCAAAATATGAGATTTTTGAATGCCGGAATGGATATTTCAGATGGACTTTTTACTGATTTGGATAAAATGATGCATGTAAATAACATAGGTATAAAATTTTATAAAAATATAGATAAGAAAATCGGCTGCAGCGGTGAAGAGTATGAGATGTTGATCTCCTTTGATAAACGGCACAAAAAAGCTATGATTAGGCGTTCTAAATTATCTAGAACAAAACTGACTATTTTTGCAAAAGTAAAAAGAGTTAAAAATATTTTTAAATGTAAGGCAAATCATTTTTAG
- a CDS encoding GGDEF domain-containing protein, translating into MKISIKNVFKNILVFFSIFTLISASAVLFTFEQNNSFVKTDILNQQKQIIKTLKQIDKKDLELALIQYNGKSTELQYQINKLRELYEYDITGKYFLNNSNEYNNDLEKLSNLIEIFNEKAYTYYKSPNQSHDVKSDFDKAYITLEKQINSIIFKNVGYNKQKLQFMMKIAIVAFVLVTFSFLWYYSRLKKIYNDIAYLQAPSKSKKDYQISTLEADSISIRMRKKPDVKDNPNNIDPITKINNNKGLVSEYALKKNFKENNFTSVTILEVDNFSKTNRAFNQEFSQAALKKIAYTISLFEQPTDVIARTDYNQFTVILSRDSKEKAYKDMEAVREAISELKFVTQTKVPVQITVSGGFYIKPNNVVLNNAIAEAKQILAFAKSGGKNRISQKRDMEGVNI; encoded by the coding sequence ATGAAAATATCTATAAAAAATGTATTTAAAAACATATTGGTATTTTTTAGTATATTTACATTAATTTCTGCTTCAGCCGTATTATTTACGTTTGAACAAAATAACTCTTTTGTTAAGACTGACATATTAAATCAACAAAAACAAATAATTAAAACATTAAAACAAATAGATAAAAAAGATTTAGAACTTGCTCTAATTCAGTATAACGGTAAAAGCACAGAGTTACAATACCAAATCAATAAATTAAGAGAACTCTACGAATACGATATTACGGGAAAATACTTTTTAAATAATTCAAATGAGTATAACAATGATTTAGAAAAGTTGTCTAATCTAATTGAGATTTTTAATGAAAAAGCTTATACATACTATAAATCCCCGAATCAATCACATGACGTTAAATCTGATTTTGACAAAGCTTATATAACTTTAGAAAAACAAATAAACTCAATAATATTTAAAAATGTAGGCTATAACAAACAAAAACTTCAATTTATGATGAAAATAGCTATAGTTGCTTTTGTTCTGGTAACTTTTAGTTTCCTATGGTATTACTCCAGACTTAAAAAAATATATAATGACATTGCATACCTACAAGCACCTTCTAAAAGTAAAAAAGACTATCAAATAAGTACTTTAGAAGCAGATTCTATCTCTATTAGAATGAGAAAAAAACCTGATGTAAAAGACAATCCAAACAACATAGACCCAATAACTAAAATCAACAATAATAAAGGTTTGGTTTCCGAATATGCTCTAAAGAAAAATTTTAAAGAGAATAATTTTACATCTGTTACTATTTTAGAAGTAGATAATTTTTCAAAAACAAATAGAGCTTTTAATCAAGAATTTTCTCAAGCCGCTCTTAAAAAAATAGCATATACAATATCTTTATTTGAACAACCTACAGATGTTATAGCAAGAACGGACTATAATCAATTTACCGTAATATTATCCAGAGACTCAAAAGAAAAAGCTTACAAAGATATGGAAGCTGTTCGTGAAGCTATCTCGGAATTAAAATTTGTAACTCAGACAAAAGTACCTGTTCAAATAACCGTATCCGGAGGTTTCTACATAAAACCAAACAATGTAGTATTAAATAATGCCATAGCAGAAGCTAAACAAATTTTAGCATTCGCAAAATCAGGTGGTAAAAATAGAATTTCACAAAAAAGAGATATGGAAGGTGTGAATATTTAA